From one Pseudomonas fluorescens genomic stretch:
- a CDS encoding amino acid permease, producing the protein MDATSTSTSTAKVEHESKLSASLKSRHLTMMSIAGVIGGALFVGSGSVIHSAGPAAILAYLAGGILVVLIMRMLGEMATSSPDTGSFSTYAERAIGRWAGFTIGWLYWWFWVILMAWEAYVAGKILHGWFPSISVNVFVLATTLVLISVNFFNVKHYGEFEFWFALIKVVAIICFLVVCGLAVVNLWPSGEVHGLSNLTAQGFMPNGMEAVVVAMLGVMFAFLGAEIVTIAAAESKNPSEQIVKATNSVVWRVCLFYVGSIFLIVALVPWNDPLMGTSGYGSYRRTLELLGIPGAELVMNFVVLTSVSSCLISAHYTASRMLFSLSTRGDAPSFFKITRAGTGVPVFSIIGSCSVAVFVALINFSETLRPKDVLDVLMNTTGMIALLVYLVIAFSQLKMRRKLEAEGKPIRLKMWLFPWLTYLVIVFIIGCLVTMAFVPDYQVLVFSTGAAAIVVALMGAVLHVRAAKKALS; encoded by the coding sequence ATGGACGCAACATCCACATCCACTTCCACAGCGAAGGTGGAGCACGAGAGCAAGCTCAGCGCTTCGCTCAAGTCTCGCCACCTGACCATGATGTCGATCGCCGGGGTTATCGGCGGCGCATTGTTCGTCGGCTCCGGCAGTGTGATTCACAGCGCCGGCCCCGCGGCCATTCTGGCCTACCTGGCCGGCGGCATCCTGGTGGTGCTGATCATGCGCATGCTCGGTGAAATGGCGACCTCATCGCCCGACACCGGCTCGTTCTCGACCTACGCCGAACGTGCCATCGGCCGTTGGGCGGGCTTCACCATCGGCTGGTTGTACTGGTGGTTCTGGGTGATTTTGATGGCCTGGGAAGCCTACGTCGCCGGCAAGATCCTGCACGGCTGGTTCCCCTCGATCAGCGTCAACGTGTTCGTGCTGGCCACCACCCTGGTGCTGATCAGCGTCAACTTCTTCAACGTCAAACACTACGGCGAGTTCGAGTTCTGGTTCGCCTTGATAAAGGTGGTGGCGATTATCTGTTTCCTTGTGGTCTGCGGGTTGGCGGTGGTCAACCTCTGGCCCAGCGGTGAAGTCCACGGCTTGAGCAACCTCACTGCGCAAGGCTTCATGCCCAACGGCATGGAGGCGGTGGTGGTGGCCATGCTCGGGGTGATGTTCGCCTTCCTCGGCGCCGAAATCGTCACCATTGCTGCCGCCGAGTCGAAGAACCCGTCGGAGCAGATCGTCAAGGCGACCAACTCGGTGGTCTGGCGGGTGTGCCTGTTCTATGTCGGTTCGATCTTCCTGATCGTCGCCCTGGTGCCGTGGAACGACCCGCTGATGGGCACCTCGGGCTACGGCTCGTACCGTCGTACCCTGGAGCTGCTGGGCATTCCCGGTGCCGAATTGGTGATGAACTTCGTGGTGTTGACCTCGGTGAGCAGCTGCCTGATCTCGGCGCATTACACCGCCTCGCGCATGCTCTTCTCGCTGTCGACCCGTGGTGATGCGCCGTCGTTCTTCAAGATCACCCGTGCCGGTACTGGCGTGCCGGTGTTCTCGATCATCGGTTCGTGCTCGGTGGCGGTGTTCGTTGCCCTGATCAACTTCAGCGAAACCCTGCGCCCGAAAGACGTGCTCGACGTGCTGATGAACACCACCGGCATGATTGCCTTGCTGGTGTACCTGGTGATCGCCTTCTCGCAACTGAAGATGCGCCGCAAGCTGGAAGCCGAAGGCAAGCCGATCCGCCTGAAGATGTGGCTGTTCCCGTGGCTGACCTACCTGGTGATCGTGTTCATCATCGGCTGCCTGGTGACCATGGCCTTTGTACCGGACTACCAGGTGCTGGTGTTCTCCACCGGTGCGGCGGCGATTGTCGTGGCCCTGATGGGCGCGGTATTGCACGTGCGGGCGGCGAAAAAAGCGTTGTCCTGA